One segment of Phragmites australis chromosome 13, lpPhrAust1.1, whole genome shotgun sequence DNA contains the following:
- the LOC133888234 gene encoding putative cis-zeatin O-glucosyltransferase, with amino-acid sequence MVGRGCQMEPVAVVAVPFPAQGHLNQLLHLSLQLASRGLPVHYAAPAAHVRQARARVHGWDEGALRCIQFHELGISSYVSPPPDPTASSPFPSHLMPLFEAYTTSARAPLAALLDKLSASHRRVVVVYDRLNAFAAEETARLRNGEAFGLHCLALSTLLGKMDGGLRLLRERGLAFLGVEECASKEFVEYVKRARPPKEISPGTGILGNTCRALEAEFIDVVADHLAAGGKKLYAVGPLNPLLDMSAWKQGKQRHECLDWLDKQPPASVLYVSLGTTSSLRTEQIADLAAALRDSKQRFIWVLRDADRADIFADHVENRHTKLLAEFTKQTEGRGLVVTEWAPQLDILAHGATAAFMSHCGWNSTMESLSHGKPILAWPMHCDQPWDAELVCKYLKAGMLVRSWEKHNEVIPAEAIRQVIEDAMLSDEGMAVRQRAKVLGEVIRLSRSDGGSSRNKDLDDFIAYITR; translated from the coding sequence ATGGTGGGGAGAGGGTGCCAAATGGAGCCAGTGGCCGTCGTGGCGGTGCCGTTCCCGGCGCAGGGCCACCTGAATCAGCTCCTCCACCTGTCGCTGCAGCTCGCGTCGCGCGGGCTGCCCGTGCACTACGCGGCGCCCGCGGCGCACGTCCGCCAGGCCCGCGCGCGCGTGCACGGCTGGGACGAGGGCGCACTCCGCTGCATCCAGTTCCACGAGCTCGGCATCTCCTCGTACGTCTCCCCGCCTCCCGACCCCACCGCGTCCTCGCCCTTCCCCTCCCACCTCATGCCCCTGTTCGAGGCCTACACCACCAGCGCGCGCGCCCCGCTCGCGGCTCTCCTCGACAAGCTGTCCGCTTCCCACCGCCGCGTCGTCGTCGTTTACGACCGCCTGAACGCCTTCGCTGCCGAGGAGACGGCGAGGCTGCGGAACGGCGAGGCTTTTGGGCTGCACTGCTTGGCCCTGTCGACACTCCTTGGGAAGATGGACGGCGGGCTCCGACTCCTGCGTGAGCGCGGCCTGGCGTTCCTCGGCGTCGAGGAATGCGCGTCGAAGGAGTTCGTGGAGTACGTCAAACGCGCGAGGCCGCCGAAAGAGATCTCGCCCGGCACAGGCATCCTGGGAAACACCTGCCGTGCGCTCGAGGCTGAGTTCATCGACGTTGTCGCCGACCACCTGGCAGCCGGCGGGAAGAAGCTATATGCCGTCGGGCCGTTAAACCCACTGCTCGACATGAGCGCGTGGAAGCAGGGCAAACAGCGGCACGAGTGCCTGGACTGGCTCGACAAGCAGCCTCCGGCGTCGGTACTGTACGTGTCTTTGGGCACAACATCGTCGCTGCGGACGGAGCAAATTGCAGATCTTGCAGCAGCACTGCGCGACAGCAAGCAACGTTTCATCTGGGTGCTGCGCGACGCCGACCGCGCCGACATATTCGCGGACCACGTCGAGAACCGACACACGAAGCTGCTGGCCGAGTTCACCAAGCAGACCGAAGGGAGGGGTCTGGTGGTCACCGAGTGGGCGCCGCAGCTGGATATCCTGGCGCACGGCGCCACGGCGGCTTTCATGAGTCACTGCGGCTGGAACTCGACCATGGAGAGCCTGAGCCACGGGAAGCCCATTCTTGCATGGCCGATGCACTGCGACCAGCCGTGGGACGCGGAGCTAGTGTGCAAGTATCTCAAGGCCGGCATGCTCGTGAGGTCGTGGGAGAAGCACAATGAGGTGATACCGGCGGAGGCCATCAGACAAGTCATCGAGGATGCCATGCTTTCTGACGAAGGAATGGCAGTGCGGCAGCGAGCAAAGGTGCTCGGAGAGGTCATCCGTCTGTCCCGGTCGGACGGCGGCTCATCGCGCAACAAAGACCTGGATGACTTCATTGCTTATATCACAAGGTAA